From Marivirga harenae, one genomic window encodes:
- a CDS encoding DUF6992 family protein translates to MLFFTIEGFAQNDALLEAYKNDVKIRKTGMAILGTWAVGNMISGAIGRSQGSGQTAYFHEMNLIWNVVNLGIAGAGYYFTATGEIPENASVLLDDQVSFQKTLLFNAGLDLAYIAGGFYLIEKAKNTTNRPERLRGYGKSVILQGCFLFVFDIALHTIHSKHSSQISDFLSHVQLGPNQVGIVLGL, encoded by the coding sequence ATGTTATTTTTTACAATTGAAGGATTTGCTCAAAATGATGCTCTCTTAGAAGCATACAAAAATGATGTAAAAATTAGAAAAACGGGGATGGCCATTTTAGGCACATGGGCTGTTGGAAACATGATTTCAGGAGCTATTGGAAGGAGTCAAGGCAGTGGGCAGACTGCTTATTTTCATGAAATGAACCTGATCTGGAATGTAGTGAACCTAGGAATTGCAGGTGCAGGTTATTATTTCACTGCTACTGGCGAAATACCAGAAAATGCTTCCGTATTATTAGACGATCAAGTATCTTTTCAAAAAACATTGTTATTCAATGCGGGTTTGGATTTGGCTTATATAGCTGGCGGATTTTATTTGATTGAAAAAGCTAAAAATACTACCAACAGACCAGAAAGATTAAGAGGCTATGGTAAATCGGTGATTTTACAAGGCTGCTTTCTTTTCGTTTTTGATATTGCTCTGCATACTATCCACAGCAAGCACAGCAGTCAGATTTCTGATTTTTTATCACATGTGCAATTAGGTCCAAATCAGGTAGGAATAGTTTTAGGCTTGTAA
- a CDS encoding acyl carrier protein phosphodiesterase, whose protein sequence is MNFLAHLYLSGELDEVKIGNFIGDFVKASDMENYTETINKGIKMHWAIDEFTDHHSVVQKSKDRLRPKYGHYAGVIVDIYYDHYLARNWKNYHDQDLRVYVDQQYKMLESYISILPKKVVHMLPFMIKHDWLYNYQYFEGIERVMHGMANRSKFNSKMEQSVAELKKHHKAFEVEFELFFSELINFCHDFLKKN, encoded by the coding sequence ATGAATTTTTTGGCGCATTTGTATCTATCAGGTGAATTGGATGAAGTTAAAATTGGCAATTTCATTGGTGATTTTGTAAAAGCCTCCGACATGGAGAATTATACTGAAACCATTAATAAGGGCATCAAAATGCATTGGGCAATAGATGAATTCACAGACCATCATTCTGTTGTGCAAAAGAGCAAAGATAGGTTAAGGCCTAAATATGGTCATTACGCAGGTGTGATTGTAGATATTTATTATGATCATTATTTAGCCAGAAATTGGAAAAATTATCACGACCAGGATTTAAGGGTATATGTTGATCAGCAGTATAAAATGTTGGAAAGCTATATCAGCATATTGCCCAAAAAGGTCGTTCATATGCTTCCTTTCATGATAAAACACGATTGGTTGTACAACTATCAATATTTTGAAGGAATTGAACGGGTTATGCATGGTATGGCAAATCGCTCAAAGTTTAACTCCAAAATGGAGCAGTCGGTTGCTGAATTGAAAAAGCATCATAAAGCCTTTGAAGTGGAATTTGAATTGTTTTTTAGTGAGCTGATCAATTTCTGCCATGATTTTTTGAAAAAGAATTAG
- a CDS encoding metal-dependent hydrolase family protein, translating to MKKLLQVLILGFLSTSLCAQTSYLHCGKLIDVEKSKILNEMTIIVEGDKIQSIENGYVEAPEGAQAIDLKSKTVMPGLFDMHVHLESETSKDGYIKRFTLNDADIAFQSTVYAKKTLMAGFTSVRDLGGSGVNSSLRDAINKGFVDGPTIYSAGKSIATTGGHADPTNGYKDDLMGNPGPAEGVVNSPEEARKAVRQRYKNGADVIKITATGGVLSMAKSGQNPQFFEDELKAIVETANDYGMLTAAHAHGDEGMQRAIRAGIKTIEHGTLMSEETMKLMKEYDTYYVPTITAGKSVAELAEIEGYYPEVVVPKAKAIGPKIQDTFSKAYKYGVNIAFGTDAGVFIHGDNGKEFGYMVEAGMKPMESIISATVTPAKLLNVYDQYGSISQGKIADIIAVSEDPTENIRTMESVDFVMKKGKIFKNQ from the coding sequence ATGAAAAAGCTATTACAAGTCTTAATATTGGGCTTTTTAAGCACCAGTTTATGTGCACAAACAAGCTATTTGCATTGTGGAAAATTAATAGATGTGGAGAAATCCAAAATCTTAAATGAAATGACCATTATCGTAGAGGGCGATAAAATACAGTCGATTGAAAATGGATATGTAGAAGCACCTGAGGGTGCTCAGGCCATTGATCTAAAATCAAAAACAGTAATGCCAGGACTATTCGATATGCATGTGCACCTAGAGAGCGAAACCTCAAAGGATGGGTATATCAAAAGATTTACTTTAAATGATGCCGATATTGCTTTTCAGTCCACAGTATATGCTAAAAAAACATTGATGGCAGGCTTTACTTCGGTTCGTGATTTGGGTGGAAGTGGAGTTAACAGCAGCTTGAGAGATGCAATAAATAAAGGCTTTGTAGATGGGCCAACCATTTATTCTGCTGGAAAATCAATAGCAACAACAGGAGGTCATGCAGACCCAACTAATGGCTATAAGGATGACCTAATGGGAAATCCAGGGCCTGCCGAAGGTGTTGTGAATAGTCCGGAGGAGGCAAGAAAAGCAGTCAGACAACGCTATAAAAACGGAGCAGATGTTATCAAAATCACCGCGACTGGTGGTGTTTTAAGTATGGCTAAAAGTGGTCAAAATCCTCAATTCTTTGAAGATGAATTAAAGGCTATTGTAGAAACTGCGAATGATTACGGAATGCTAACTGCAGCTCATGCTCATGGGGATGAAGGAATGCAGCGTGCCATAAGGGCTGGAATCAAAACCATTGAACATGGTACTTTAATGTCTGAAGAAACTATGAAATTGATGAAAGAATATGATACATATTATGTCCCGACCATTACAGCAGGCAAAAGTGTAGCGGAGTTAGCAGAAATTGAAGGCTATTACCCAGAAGTCGTAGTTCCTAAAGCAAAAGCAATAGGGCCAAAGATTCAAGATACTTTTAGCAAAGCTTACAAATACGGTGTTAACATCGCTTTCGGAACCGATGCTGGGGTATTTATACATGGTGATAATGGAAAGGAATTTGGCTATATGGTAGAAGCAGGAATGAAACCCATGGAATCCATTATTTCTGCAACTGTAACTCCAGCTAAGCTTCTAAATGTTTATGACCAATATGGATCAATTTCACAAGGCAAAATTGCTGATATAATTGCAGTAAGTGAAGACCCTACGGAAAATATCAGGACGATGGAATCAGTAGATTTTGTAATGAAAAAAGGAAAAATTTTTAAAAATCAATAA
- a CDS encoding M42 family metallopeptidase, which yields MDKIAEDFLFKYLNNAAPTGFETSGQKLWLDYIKPYTDEFIQDNYGTVAAIINKDAPYKVVIEAHADEISWFVNYISDDGYIYVIRNGGSDHQIAPSKRVNIHTEKGVVKGIFGWPAIHVRNKENDIKPELKNIFVDVGADNKEEVEKMGIHVGCVITFDDEPMYMKDKDYIVGRALDNRIGGFMIAEVARKIHENKDKIPFALYIVNAVQEEVGLKGAQMIAQHIKPDVAVITDVCHDTHSPLYNKIESGDQKSGGGPVLTYGPAVQNNLLKMLIELAEKGNIPFQRSAASRATGTDTDAFAYSNEGVPSALVSLPLKYMHTTVEMVHSKDVQSVINLLHSFIVNLKDKHNFRYDLS from the coding sequence ATGGATAAGATAGCAGAAGACTTTCTATTTAAATATTTAAATAACGCAGCACCAACGGGATTTGAGACCAGTGGCCAAAAACTTTGGCTAGATTACATCAAACCTTATACAGATGAGTTCATTCAGGACAATTACGGAACTGTAGCGGCAATTATCAATAAAGATGCACCATATAAAGTGGTGATCGAAGCTCATGCTGATGAGATTTCATGGTTTGTTAATTATATTTCCGATGATGGCTATATCTATGTAATCAGGAATGGTGGTTCAGATCACCAAATTGCACCCTCAAAAAGAGTAAATATACATACTGAAAAAGGGGTGGTCAAAGGAATTTTCGGTTGGCCAGCCATACATGTCCGCAATAAAGAAAACGACATCAAACCAGAATTAAAAAATATATTTGTGGACGTTGGAGCCGATAATAAGGAAGAAGTTGAAAAAATGGGAATTCATGTAGGTTGCGTTATTACTTTTGATGACGAGCCCATGTACATGAAAGATAAAGATTACATTGTTGGTCGTGCACTAGATAATCGAATCGGTGGATTTATGATAGCGGAAGTCGCAAGAAAAATCCATGAAAATAAGGACAAAATTCCTTTTGCTTTATATATAGTCAATGCTGTTCAAGAAGAAGTGGGATTAAAAGGAGCCCAAATGATAGCACAACACATCAAACCAGACGTGGCCGTTATAACCGATGTATGTCATGATACTCATTCACCTTTATACAATAAGATTGAAAGCGGTGATCAGAAGTCTGGTGGAGGTCCGGTTTTAACTTACGGACCGGCAGTTCAAAACAATCTTTTAAAGATGTTGATAGAGCTGGCGGAAAAAGGGAATATTCCTTTTCAAAGATCAGCAGCAAGCCGAGCTACTGGCACTGATACTGATGCATTTGCGTACAGTAACGAGGGCGTTCCGTCTGCTTTGGTATCACTTCCACTTAAGTACATGCATACGACTGTAGAAATGGTACATAGCAAGGATGTACAATCAGTTATTAATTTATTACATTCATTCATTGTAAACCTTAAAGACAAGCATAATTTTAGATACGATTTGTCTTAA
- a CDS encoding YfiR family protein: protein MKRISRVFIVVALMAFGFSLKSGERPMHEIHSMLMFNFIKYVEWPADAKSGNFVIAVVGDEDVASTIQNFYAKRTVKGQAVKVVNVDNVSAVNNAHVLYLSSNRSREFDTAKEKFTGKSTLMITDKNGLGKKGSCINFQEINGKLKFEINQESIKGNNLKVSNQLSSMGILI from the coding sequence ATGAAAAGAATCAGTAGAGTATTTATCGTAGTCGCATTAATGGCTTTTGGTTTCTCTTTAAAATCAGGAGAAAGACCAATGCATGAAATCCATTCTATGCTCATGTTTAATTTTATTAAATATGTGGAATGGCCAGCAGATGCCAAATCAGGTAATTTTGTTATTGCAGTAGTAGGTGATGAAGACGTTGCTTCTACCATTCAAAATTTTTACGCAAAGAGAACCGTGAAAGGACAGGCTGTTAAAGTGGTAAATGTAGATAATGTTAGTGCCGTAAATAATGCTCATGTTCTTTACTTATCAAGCAACAGAAGCAGAGAATTTGACACAGCAAAAGAAAAATTTACAGGAAAATCTACCTTAATGATTACAGATAAAAATGGTTTGGGTAAGAAAGGAAGCTGTATTAATTTTCAAGAAATAAACGGAAAATTAAAATTTGAAATCAACCAAGAATCCATAAAAGGAAATAACTTGAAGGTTTCAAATCAATTATCCAGCATGGGAATATTGATTTAA
- a CDS encoding YfiR family protein: MKRTFKIFIIAFCVSIGFNSFNVNAQRPMHEIHTMLIFNFIKYVEWPSETKSGDFVIAVYGDDDVYNQLFKLYGQREIKGQNTNIVNVSDVAQMGAAHVLYVASNKSKDFEDILGKYDTKPTLIITDKPGLGKKGSSINFREAGGKLKFEINQATFDNSNLKVSSQLVNMGIAI; the protein is encoded by the coding sequence ATGAAACGTACATTTAAAATATTTATAATTGCCTTCTGTGTTTCAATTGGCTTTAACTCATTTAATGTCAATGCACAGAGACCAATGCATGAAATTCACACCATGTTGATATTTAATTTTATTAAATACGTAGAGTGGCCTTCTGAAACTAAATCTGGTGATTTCGTAATTGCTGTATATGGGGATGATGATGTATACAATCAATTATTCAAGTTATATGGACAAAGGGAAATAAAAGGTCAAAATACCAATATTGTAAATGTATCAGATGTTGCTCAAATGGGTGCAGCACATGTTCTATACGTAGCATCTAATAAAAGTAAGGACTTTGAAGATATTTTAGGAAAATATGACACAAAGCCAACGTTAATCATTACGGACAAGCCTGGATTAGGTAAAAAAGGATCTTCTATTAATTTTAGAGAAGCCGGTGGGAAATTGAAGTTTGAAATAAATCAAGCCACTTTTGACAATAGCAACTTGAAAGTATCAAGTCAGTTGGTAAACATGGGAATAGCAATTTAA
- a CDS encoding ABC transporter substrate-binding protein, translated as MVKIQDQIGNHLSLNSKPIRIISLVPSITEFLYDLGLEERVSGITKFCVHPMSWRNEKQIIGGTKQQHLKKIKDLNPDLIIASKEENVKSFVDKLSKNCPVYVSDVTDFSTAIQMMIDIGFLTDTEEKARTITQQIKLDFDSLHIAHQRKKVAYCIWKNPWMWAGPDTFISKMLSYSGFTNTISKERYPEINMDEIIKENPDYIFLSSEPFPFHTKHIEQLTTTYPKAKFKIVDGEMFSWYGSRMLKAPKYFNSLLHELKSE; from the coding sequence ATGGTCAAAATTCAGGACCAAATCGGTAATCACTTAAGCTTAAATTCTAAGCCTATAAGAATAATCAGCTTGGTCCCATCAATAACTGAGTTTTTGTATGATTTAGGCTTGGAAGAAAGAGTTAGCGGCATCACAAAATTTTGCGTTCATCCAATGAGTTGGAGAAATGAAAAACAAATTATTGGCGGTACAAAACAGCAGCACCTTAAAAAAATAAAAGACTTAAATCCTGATTTAATAATTGCCAGCAAAGAAGAGAATGTGAAGAGCTTCGTTGACAAACTTTCAAAAAATTGCCCTGTCTATGTTTCGGATGTCACTGATTTTAGTACTGCAATTCAAATGATGATCGATATAGGGTTTTTAACAGATACTGAAGAAAAAGCAAGGACTATAACGCAACAAATAAAACTGGACTTTGACTCTCTACATATAGCGCATCAAAGAAAGAAAGTCGCTTATTGCATTTGGAAAAACCCTTGGATGTGGGCTGGTCCAGATACATTTATTTCAAAAATGCTTAGCTATTCTGGCTTCACGAATACTATTTCCAAGGAACGCTACCCCGAAATAAATATGGATGAAATCATTAAGGAGAATCCAGACTATATCTTTCTTTCTTCTGAACCCTTCCCTTTCCACACTAAACATATTGAACAATTAACTACCACATATCCTAAAGCAAAGTTTAAAATTGTGGATGGGGAAATGTTTAGCTGGTATGGAAGTCGAATGTTAAAAGCCCCAAAATATTTTAATTCACTTTTGCATGAACTCAAATCCGAATAA
- a CDS encoding 3-phosphoshikimate 1-carboxyvinyltransferase, giving the protein MNYFIKQYKNSTNQQICSINLPSSKSESNRLLIMNALSGGKITIENLSSARDTQTLIKLLTADLDSQIFDVLDAGTAMRFLTAYFAITTKKEVILTGTERMQNRPIGTLVDALHSIGANISYENKDGYPPLRINPFQEQISSTLSIPGNISSQYISALLMVAPILPSGLEVEIEPPTFSKPYIDMTLGLMHLSGIRYSQNGDFIKIAHQGYQKSMQIVESDWSASSYWFSIIAQSKIGKKVLLEGLKSESFQGDQVIKSMARDFGVNFEFKNEGLLIEKHSLALKKELKLDFRKCPDLAQTVLPCAASLKINLEMTGLESLRIKETDRILALQNELAKFNCQLIESKKGVWKLKTSDFSIKSEPIIETYEDHRMAMGFAPLAINNALQINDIEVVNKSYPTFWDDLQLFGFEFMQK; this is encoded by the coding sequence TTGAATTATTTTATAAAACAATATAAAAATTCTACCAATCAGCAAATTTGTTCTATCAATTTGCCCAGCTCGAAAAGCGAATCTAATAGATTGCTGATAATGAATGCTCTTTCAGGGGGTAAGATTACCATTGAGAATCTTTCAAGTGCAAGAGACACACAGACCCTTATTAAATTATTAACGGCAGATTTAGACAGCCAGATTTTTGATGTGCTAGACGCAGGAACTGCCATGCGGTTCTTAACTGCTTATTTTGCAATTACTACTAAAAAGGAGGTGATATTAACAGGTACTGAACGCATGCAAAACCGTCCAATTGGTACCTTGGTGGATGCTCTTCATTCAATTGGAGCAAATATAAGTTATGAAAATAAGGATGGTTATCCTCCATTGAGAATTAATCCTTTTCAAGAGCAGATTAGCTCAACACTATCAATTCCTGGTAATATCAGTAGTCAATATATTTCTGCTTTGCTGATGGTGGCACCTATTCTACCTAGTGGGTTGGAAGTGGAAATAGAACCTCCGACCTTCAGTAAACCCTATATTGACATGACTTTGGGTCTGATGCATTTATCAGGAATTCGATATTCTCAAAATGGAGACTTTATCAAAATAGCTCATCAGGGATATCAAAAAAGTATGCAAATTGTTGAGTCAGACTGGTCAGCTTCAAGTTATTGGTTTTCTATAATTGCTCAATCTAAAATTGGTAAAAAAGTGCTTTTAGAAGGGCTGAAATCAGAAAGTTTTCAAGGTGATCAAGTAATAAAAAGCATGGCCAGAGATTTTGGTGTAAATTTTGAATTTAAGAATGAAGGACTGTTAATTGAAAAGCATAGCTTAGCTTTAAAAAAAGAACTAAAATTGGACTTCAGAAAATGTCCAGATCTAGCCCAAACCGTTTTGCCTTGTGCAGCTTCCTTGAAAATCAATTTGGAAATGACAGGTTTGGAAAGTTTAAGGATAAAAGAAACAGACAGAATTTTGGCTCTTCAAAATGAGCTAGCTAAGTTCAATTGCCAATTAATTGAATCAAAGAAAGGGGTTTGGAAGCTTAAAACCAGTGATTTCTCGATTAAGAGCGAGCCTATTATCGAAACATATGAGGACCATAGAATGGCAATGGGATTTGCTCCACTAGCAATAAATAATGCTTTGCAAATAAATGATATTGAAGTAGTCAATAAGTCCTATCCTACTTTTTGGGATGATTTGCAATTATTCGGATTTGAGTTCATGCAAAAGTGA
- the aroB gene encoding 3-dehydroquinate synthase, with protein sequence MSKVYFEKVSYITELLASGQYSQVFVLVDENSKEYCYPILKEYLEPHKLIEISSGERNKTLSSCNLVWSALTNATADRKTLLINLGGGVITDMGGFCAGTYKRGIRFINIPTTLLSQVDASVGAKTGIDFQGYKNHIGLFCEAEAVLVDSVFHDTLPQKQLISGYAEMLKHGLIANQKHWQDCLDNGSNSFGNEIIQQSVAIKEEVVKADPTEKGLRKILNFGHTIGHAIETHLLGTSSELLHGEAIGIGMIAEAYISKSKGLLAESEFQIIVEELRKIYSSPKIEKASLNNIKRLCKQDKKNENGNLNMSLLQNIGTAVYDIPVEEEVIDQALAEIL encoded by the coding sequence ATGAGCAAAGTATATTTTGAGAAAGTTAGCTATATAACGGAGCTTCTTGCTTCAGGTCAATACTCTCAGGTGTTTGTATTAGTAGATGAAAATAGCAAGGAGTATTGCTATCCTATACTTAAGGAGTATTTAGAGCCTCATAAATTAATTGAAATTTCTTCTGGAGAGAGAAATAAAACGCTTAGCAGTTGCAATTTGGTTTGGAGTGCACTAACTAATGCTACAGCAGATCGGAAGACATTACTTATCAATTTAGGTGGAGGGGTAATCACTGACATGGGTGGATTTTGTGCAGGTACTTATAAGAGAGGAATTAGATTTATAAACATCCCAACCACTTTATTATCACAAGTGGATGCAAGCGTGGGAGCTAAAACCGGTATTGACTTTCAGGGCTATAAGAATCATATCGGATTATTTTGTGAAGCAGAGGCTGTATTGGTAGATTCGGTATTTCATGATACCTTACCTCAAAAACAATTGATTTCAGGTTATGCTGAAATGCTTAAACATGGCTTAATAGCAAATCAAAAGCATTGGCAAGATTGTCTTGATAATGGTAGTAATAGTTTCGGGAACGAAATAATACAACAGTCAGTAGCAATAAAAGAAGAAGTAGTAAAAGCAGATCCTACAGAAAAAGGATTAAGAAAAATATTGAATTTTGGACATACGATAGGCCATGCAATAGAAACTCATTTATTAGGTACAAGCAGTGAATTATTACATGGCGAGGCAATAGGGATCGGTATGATTGCAGAAGCTTATATAAGCAAATCTAAAGGATTACTAGCTGAAAGTGAGTTTCAGATTATAGTGGAGGAATTAAGGAAAATTTACAGCAGTCCTAAAATTGAAAAAGCCTCTTTAAATAATATAAAAAGGCTTTGCAAGCAAGATAAGAAAAATGAAAATGGTAACCTCAATATGAGTTTACTTCAGAATATTGGCACAGCAGTCTATGATATTCCTGTTGAAGAGGAAGTGATAGATCAAGCCCTAGCCGAGATATTATAA
- a CDS encoding chorismate mutase has product MNTLKMKDWGLGLGKHVVIAGPCSVETEKQIDELCNSFEREPQIGMFRGGVWKPRTRPGNFEGLGEEALPWLQKVKNRLHIPVCVEVANANHVESALKHGIDVLWIGARTTVNPFSVQEIADSLRGVDIPVMVKNPINPDLALWVGALERMYDVGINKLAAIHRGFADPYDKIYRNKPNWNLAMQLKLELPEIEIINDPSHIAGKSEMVQTVAQRALNFGMDGLMIETHPDPAKAWSDARQQLNPEQLLTLLKEISFRERIDFENQIPENLKEMRDSIDHIDQKLIDLLSDRFHLIDKVGAYKKAHDLSVYQGGRWKDVLASRVALGTEKDMSEKFMKSLLVAIHDESIKRQEKQIANKDVEPLTII; this is encoded by the coding sequence ATGAATACTTTAAAAATGAAAGATTGGGGCTTGGGACTAGGAAAGCACGTGGTAATCGCAGGCCCATGTTCAGTTGAAACTGAAAAGCAAATAGATGAGCTTTGCAATAGCTTTGAACGAGAACCGCAAATTGGAATGTTTAGAGGTGGTGTTTGGAAACCTCGAACACGGCCAGGTAATTTCGAAGGCTTGGGAGAAGAAGCATTACCTTGGCTTCAAAAGGTCAAGAATCGTTTGCATATTCCCGTTTGTGTGGAAGTTGCCAATGCCAATCATGTGGAATCTGCTTTAAAGCACGGGATAGATGTATTATGGATCGGTGCTAGAACAACTGTGAATCCATTCTCAGTACAAGAGATTGCAGATTCCTTACGAGGGGTTGATATTCCAGTAATGGTTAAAAATCCAATCAATCCAGATTTAGCCTTATGGGTTGGGGCTTTAGAAAGGATGTACGATGTTGGTATCAATAAATTAGCTGCAATTCATAGAGGATTTGCTGATCCTTATGACAAAATTTACAGAAATAAGCCGAATTGGAATTTAGCTATGCAGTTAAAATTGGAGTTACCTGAAATAGAAATCATTAATGACCCAAGCCATATTGCAGGGAAATCGGAAATGGTACAAACTGTAGCTCAAAGAGCTTTAAATTTTGGAATGGACGGACTAATGATAGAAACTCATCCAGATCCTGCAAAGGCCTGGTCAGATGCTCGACAGCAGTTAAACCCTGAGCAATTATTAACACTTCTGAAGGAGATTTCTTTTCGTGAGAGAATAGATTTTGAAAATCAAATTCCTGAAAATTTGAAAGAAATGCGTGATTCTATCGATCATATTGATCAAAAACTAATAGATTTACTATCTGATCGATTTCATTTGATTGACAAAGTAGGGGCATACAAAAAAGCACATGACTTATCAGTTTACCAAGGAGGCAGATGGAAAGATGTTTTAGCTAGCAGGGTAGCGTTAGGTACTGAAAAAGATATGAGTGAAAAATTTATGAAAAGCTTACTGGTCGCCATACATGATGAATCAATCAAAAGACAAGAAAAGCAGATTGCTAACAAAGACGTAGAACCTTTAACCATTATATGA
- a CDS encoding SRPBCC family protein yields the protein MKILKIIGIAILGFIILALIVGAFTEKDYAVEREIVINKSQSEVFDYVKYLKNQDNFSKWSTMDPHMKKEYKGVDGTVGFMSSWESDSSDVGVGEQEILSIEEGKRIDYALRFFEPFESSEKAYIEVESVGDNQTKVIWGFKGRMDYPMNLMLLAMDFEAMLGADFEYGLQELKKILES from the coding sequence ATGAAAATTTTAAAAATTATAGGAATTGCCATTCTAGGTTTCATCATATTGGCTTTAATTGTAGGTGCTTTTACTGAAAAGGACTATGCTGTTGAGCGAGAAATTGTAATAAATAAAAGTCAATCAGAAGTATTTGATTACGTGAAGTATCTAAAAAACCAAGATAACTTCAGCAAGTGGAGTACCATGGATCCACATATGAAAAAAGAATATAAAGGAGTAGATGGGACTGTAGGGTTCATGTCCTCTTGGGAGAGTGACAGCAGCGATGTTGGAGTTGGGGAGCAAGAAATCTTAAGTATTGAAGAAGGGAAAAGAATAGATTATGCTTTGAGGTTTTTCGAACCATTTGAATCTTCCGAAAAAGCATATATAGAAGTAGAATCTGTTGGTGACAATCAAACAAAAGTCATCTGGGGCTTCAAAGGTAGAATGGATTATCCGATGAACTTAATGTTGTTAGCCATGGATTTTGAAGCTATGCTCGGAGCTGATTTTGAATATGGCTTACAGGAATTAAAAAAGATTTTAGAGTCTTGA
- a CDS encoding SRPBCC family protein: MNNWNTFSKRIIISKSVDLVYQCWATQSNIEKWFLESASFNFDAGQRTPDDFVQKGDTFTWKWNNWDFTEKGDILEANGKDLISFTFGTGGTVTIQLNEIDGKTEVILTQNSIPTDEKSKMEIYVGCSTGWTFWLTNLKAFLEYGITLHAKGLKQEETRDLVNS; the protein is encoded by the coding sequence ATGAATAACTGGAACACATTTTCTAAACGGATAATTATTAGTAAATCTGTTGACCTCGTATATCAATGCTGGGCAACTCAATCGAACATTGAAAAATGGTTTCTAGAAAGCGCAAGTTTCAACTTCGATGCTGGACAGAGAACCCCTGACGATTTTGTGCAGAAGGGAGATACATTTACATGGAAATGGAATAATTGGGACTTTACTGAAAAAGGTGACATTTTAGAAGCTAATGGAAAAGATTTGATATCCTTCACATTTGGAACTGGTGGAACGGTAACAATACAACTTAATGAAATTGATGGGAAGACAGAGGTGATATTAACTCAAAATAGCATCCCTACTGATGAAAAAAGTAAAATGGAAATTTATGTAGGATGCAGCACCGGCTGGACATTCTGGCTTACCAATTTAAAGGCGTTTTTGGAGTACGGAATTACTTTACATGCAAAAGGTTTAAAACAAGAAGAAACCAGGGATTTAGTTAACAGTTGA
- a CDS encoding VOC family protein, with amino-acid sequence MATQSKNPFTWVEIYVEDMSRAQKFYEEVLQIKMTPMQTPGGFGDLEMVSFPWNESDANISGALCKTKEIKPGSGGTLIYFTSEDCGKEAARVEAAGGQLLQQKEPIGEHGFCSICMDTEGNTIGFHSNN; translated from the coding sequence ATGGCAACACAATCAAAGAATCCATTTACTTGGGTAGAAATTTATGTGGAAGATATGAGCAGGGCTCAAAAATTCTATGAAGAAGTATTGCAAATAAAAATGACTCCGATGCAAACACCTGGTGGATTTGGAGACTTAGAAATGGTAAGCTTTCCCTGGAATGAATCAGATGCTAATATTAGTGGGGCCCTCTGTAAAACAAAGGAGATAAAACCTGGTAGTGGTGGTACATTAATTTATTTCACTAGCGAGGACTGTGGAAAAGAGGCAGCAAGAGTTGAAGCTGCTGGTGGACAATTATTGCAGCAAAAAGAGCCTATTGGTGAGCATGGATTTTGTAGCATTTGCATGGATACGGAAGGTAACACTATCGGTTTTCATTCTAATAATTAA